A genomic segment from Sciurus carolinensis chromosome 1, mSciCar1.2, whole genome shotgun sequence encodes:
- the Dgat1 gene encoding diacylglycerol O-acyltransferase 1 isoform X3 yields the protein MLILSNARLFLENLIKYGILVDPIQVVSLFLKDPYSWPAPCLVIVANIFAVAAFQVEKRLAVGTLTEQAGLLLHVVNLATILCFPAAVALLVESITPVGSVLALAAYTILFLKLFSYRDVNLWCRQRRARAKAVCAGKKASGATAQRMVSYPDNLTYRDLYYFIFAPTLCYELNFPRSPRIRKRFLLRRLLEMLFFTQLQVGLIQQWMVPTIQNSMKPFKDMDYSRIIERLLKLAVPNHLIWLIFFYWLFHSCLNAVAELMQFGDREFYRDWWNSESVTYFWQNWNIPVHKWCSRHFYKPMLRRGSSRWVARTGVFLASAFFHEYLVSIPLRMFRLWAFTAMMAQIPLAWIVGRFFQGNYGNAAVWLTLIIGQPVAVLMYVHDYYVLNCEASATGA from the exons ATGCTG ATCCTGAGCAATGCACGGTTATTTTTGGAGAACCTCATCAA GTACGGCATCTTGGTGGACCCTATCCAGGTGGTGTCTCTGTTCCTGAAGGACCCCTACAGCTGGCCTGCCCCATGCCTGGTTATTG TGGCCAACATCTTTGCTGTGGCTGCATTCCAGGTTGAGAAGCGCCTGGCAGTG GGCACCCTGACGGAACAGGCAGGGTTGCTGCTGCATGTGGTCAATCTGGCCACCATCCTTTGCTTCCCAGCAGCAGTGGCCTTACTGGTTGAGTCCATCACTCCAG TGGGTTCCGTGCTGGCTCTAGCAGCATATACCATCCTCTTCCTCAAACTCTTCTCCTACCGGGACGTCAACCTGTGGTGCCGCCAGCGCAGAGCCAGGGCCAAGGCTG TCTGTGCAGGGAAGAAGGCCAGTGGGGCCACTGCCCAGCGTATGGTGAGCTACCCGGACAACCTGACTTATCGTG atctctactattttatttttgctcctACTCTGTGTTATGAACTCAACTTTCCCCGCTCTCCCCGAATTCGAAAACGCTTTCTGCTGCGGCGGCTCCTTGAGATG CTGTTCTTCACCCAGCTCCAGGTGGGGCTGATCCAGCAG TGGATGGTCCCCACCATCCAGAACTCCATGAAGCCCTTCAAG GATATGGACTACTCCCGCATCATTGAGCGCCTCCTGAAGCTGGCG GTCCCCAATCACCTCATCTGGCTCATCTTCTTCTACTGGCTCTTCCACTCCTGCCTGAATGCTGTGGCGGAACTCATGCAGTTTGGAGACCGGGAGTTCTACCGGGACTGGTG GAACTCTGAGTCCGTCACCTACTTTTGGCAGAACTGGAACATCCCCGTGCACAAGTGGTGCAGCAG GCACTTCTACAAGCCCATGCTCCGCCGGGGCAGCAGCAGGTGGGTGGCCAGGACAGGGGTGTTCCTGGCCTCAGCCTTCTTCCATGAG TACCTCGTGAGCATCCCACTGCGAATGTTCCGCCTCTGGGCATTCACGGCCATGATGGCTCAG ATCCCACTGGCCTGGATTGTGGGCCGCTTTTTCCAAGGCAACTATGGAAACGCAGCTGTGTGGCTGACACTCATCATTGGGCAGCCAGTGGCAGTGCTCATGTACGTCCACGACTACTACGTGCTCAACTGTGAGGCTTCCGCAACGGGGGCCTGA